The Paenibacillus sp. FSL W8-0426 region ATGATGCTCAAGAAACAGATGCATTGATTATTGAGAAAATCAAGAATAACTTACTGGAATGGGAGGAATAGATCGTATGTATCAGAACGTTTACGAGTTAACTATGACATTCAAGAACCCTCAGTATAGATCCAAGCTTAGTGACTCAGTTGTTCAAAAGCAGATTCAGGCCGTAGTTACTCGATTGAATTCTTATTACAAGAATGCAACGAAGCGACAGGTTAGCCTTAAGAAACACTTGGAGATTGCATTTGTAAACGGTGAAATAGCGATCACTCTTAAAACCGAAAATCCACTGCCTAATCCTGAACGAAAGGGACAGTGTATGCGGCAGTTCTCAAGGTTTTTGCTTGAGGATGGATTTGGTCAATTTCTTACTGCTTATGACCCAAAGAAATTATTATCATCATAAATAATGGCTAGACGATATGCGTGGGAAGTGATGCAGCGATATGAAAGTGAATTTTAAAGAAACCAAACTTTCACGCACTGGAAATTGTAGGGGGTACGAGGGTAGAAAGTTCATTCATATATGCGAAGTTTGCGGAAAATGAGAGATATGGACGCCTCGTGAAGGAATTGAAAAAGAATGGGGCTATGCTCCTTGTATGTATCATTTAAAGCAGTGAGCCAGCGAGCATTTTGGTCAGTGAATAAGTATTGATCTATTACCACAAGTGGTTTTGGACCCTCTGAAAAAAAAGGAGAAAAGAACAGCATGAAGAACCCTGAGTTCAGTCTATGGAAAAGTACATTATTGAATCATTTTAGAAATGATCTGGAGAAATTTGCAACAACAACTGAAAATAAAGAAGTGTATGCGGTGATATTGGACTGCCAAGCTACATATGGAAGTGTTAATATGAAGTGGAATACCGTAGATTCGTTTAAAATATATGCGGAAAAACACTGCAGCTCATATCCTCCAGACAGATTACTCGGCTCTAGGGGAGTAGAATATAATGTTGGGGATTTTTCATACGAAGATTCGAAACAACCAGAAGAAATAAATAAATTTGAACAATGGTATGAAACAATACTTTCGGAATGTTTTGATCGAGAAGATGAAGAATCATGGAATGAATTAACTCAGAAGTTTATCCATACGTTAGTTGAAATAATCCATGAACTTGCCCCGACCTTTTCCAAACTAAATACGACTGGTGATTTTATAGCGTTTATTGTAGAACATGACTCTGATTACTACGAATACATAAAAAAGACGGTAACTATTGAAGACTATTATAAAGCGTTTCCCGAAGTTAAAGAATATGATCAATATCTAAGCCATATTTATTCTTTAACTAAAGAAGAACAAGTTACCCATTGGTGTAATTTATTATACGAATTTGTAATTGAAGCCGACACAGATGGAACAAGGGCTTT contains the following coding sequences:
- a CDS encoding DUF4303 domain-containing protein, encoding MKNPEFSLWKSTLLNHFRNDLEKFATTTENKEVYAVILDCQATYGSVNMKWNTVDSFKIYAEKHCSSYPPDRLLGSRGVEYNVGDFSYEDSKQPEEINKFEQWYETILSECFDREDEESWNELTQKFIHTLVEIIHELAPTFSKLNTTGDFIAFIVEHDSDYYEYIKKTVTIEDYYKAFPEVKEYDQYLSHIYSLTKEEQVTHWCNLLYEFVIEADTDGTRAFKQMNRNEYDAEDEIKKLGLIASSKVVTLFEVFSGYIPSVDGVIIQSESYTRWMFLSILIDIKHADEETINRLKQILIRKYEIDNEVQECINIARTLHALDSLRFPEEVYDENRLRLLNFEEYKNK